The following are encoded together in the Pseudomonas xantholysinigenes genome:
- a CDS encoding methyl-accepting chemotaxis protein — protein MAVPLVGGALAIGANQLWPGLPAQGLTLALFAGVGLWAQSRMGRHLRRIVEGADNTFSDPLAALTYSDLAGAAGQLQLILTSEEARLKTALTRLSDLAGQMAVAAQDAGRLSRGTESALLEQRAETDLTATAMTEMAASIGEVAGHVQLTAEQAHTAHLLAQQGSQVADATGAAIHGLAATVGQINQAVNDLAGQTGAIAEAAGMIRAIAEQTNLLALNAAIEAARAGEQGRGFAVVADEVRALADKTRQSTLHIQSIIDSLRGGAEQAVSIASQGIAGAEQGVTQVALAQEALQGIRHAVSQISDMSQQMAAAAQEQSAVAEDVSRQINGVAGTVQQSARSANAAASRGSELEQVCVGLRALVARFNR, from the coding sequence CTGGCCGTGCCCCTGGTCGGTGGCGCGTTGGCCATCGGCGCCAATCAGCTGTGGCCCGGCCTGCCGGCCCAGGGCCTGACCCTGGCGCTGTTCGCAGGCGTCGGCCTATGGGCGCAGAGCCGCATGGGTCGGCACCTGCGGCGGATCGTCGAGGGCGCCGACAATACCTTCAGCGACCCGCTGGCGGCGCTGACCTACAGCGACCTGGCCGGGGCCGCCGGGCAACTGCAGTTGATCCTGACCAGTGAAGAGGCGCGTTTGAAGACCGCGCTCACCCGCCTGAGCGATTTGGCCGGGCAAATGGCCGTGGCCGCCCAGGATGCCGGGCGCTTGTCGCGTGGTACCGAATCGGCGTTGCTGGAGCAGCGCGCCGAAACCGACCTGACCGCCACGGCGATGACCGAGATGGCCGCCTCCATCGGCGAAGTCGCCGGGCATGTGCAACTGACCGCCGAACAGGCCCACACTGCGCACCTGCTGGCCCAGCAGGGCAGCCAGGTGGCCGATGCCACGGGCGCGGCGATCCATGGCCTGGCCGCCACGGTCGGGCAGATCAACCAGGCGGTCAACGACCTGGCCGGTCAGACCGGTGCCATCGCCGAGGCGGCGGGCATGATCCGCGCCATTGCCGAGCAGACCAACCTGCTGGCGCTCAACGCCGCCATCGAAGCGGCGCGGGCCGGCGAGCAGGGCCGTGGCTTCGCGGTGGTCGCCGACGAGGTGCGCGCCCTGGCTGACAAGACCCGGCAGTCAACCTTGCATATCCAGAGCATCATCGACAGCCTGCGCGGCGGCGCCGAGCAGGCGGTGAGCATCGCCAGCCAAGGCATTGCCGGTGCCGAGCAGGGCGTGACCCAGGTGGCCCTGGCGCAAGAAGCCTTGCAGGGCATCCGCCATGCCGTGTCGCAAATCAGCGACATGAGCCAGCAGATGGCCGCCGCCGCCCAGGAACAGTCGGCCGTGGCCGAGGATGTCTCGCGGCAGATCAACGGTGTGGCCGGCACTGTCCAGCAGAGTGCCCGCAGCGCCAATGCCGCGGCCTCACGCGGCAGTGAACTCGAGCAGGTCTGCGTCGGCCTGCGCGCGCTGGTGGCGCGCTTCAACCGCTAG
- a CDS encoding putative bifunctional diguanylate cyclase/phosphodiesterase: MDDNYRAAVDAAAIFSETDLRGCITYVNQQFCSISGYSREELLGANHRILNSGLHEPTFFLDMWRALAAGRVWKGEICNRAKDGSLYWVDSTMVPLIDPHTNKVRKYVSIRFDVTEKRQLLHTLQWRVGHDVLTGLPNRAYLSDLLNQALAFSRREAIPLAVCMLDLDGFKAVNDGYGHATGDLLLVEVARRLQSILRGGDAVARLSGDEFVLILRHIEGPQQLDAALQRILRALAAPYMVREQPLRLSASIGVTLFPQDDEDADALVRHADQAMYVAKQQGRNRYHVFDVSQELELKATHQTVTRVRRALRQGELCLHYQPKVNMRSGQVIGFEALLRWMHPSKGPVPPGEFLPLVEQTDLIVELGEWVIDQALTQLQQWHQAGRDWSLSVNIAARQLQRGDFAERLAGLLGRYPDVDPARLDLEIVESVAIDNLPRVGRCLDACRALGVRFSLDDFGTGYSSLSYLKRLPAQTIKIDKSFVRDILHDHDDLALAGAVIGLARAFGREVVAEGVESVEHGRVLMGLGCELAQGYGIARPMPVEAVAGWVAAYRQPRAWRQGLIARPPLGAWR; this comes from the coding sequence ATGGATGACAACTATCGCGCGGCCGTGGACGCGGCCGCGATCTTTTCCGAGACCGATCTGCGCGGGTGCATCACCTACGTCAACCAGCAGTTCTGCAGCATCTCCGGCTACAGCCGCGAGGAACTGCTGGGGGCCAACCACCGCATCCTCAACTCCGGCTTGCACGAACCCACGTTCTTCCTCGACATGTGGCGCGCCCTGGCGGCGGGACGGGTGTGGAAGGGCGAGATCTGCAACCGTGCCAAGGATGGTTCGCTGTACTGGGTGGACAGCACCATGGTGCCGCTGATCGACCCACACACCAACAAGGTGCGCAAGTACGTGTCGATCCGTTTCGATGTGACCGAGAAGCGCCAGTTGCTGCACACCCTGCAATGGCGTGTGGGCCACGATGTGCTGACGGGCTTGCCCAACCGCGCCTACCTGTCGGACCTGCTCAACCAGGCCCTGGCTTTTTCCCGGCGCGAAGCCATTCCCCTGGCGGTGTGCATGCTCGACCTGGATGGCTTCAAGGCGGTCAACGACGGCTATGGCCACGCCACCGGCGATCTGCTGCTGGTGGAGGTGGCTCGGCGCCTGCAAAGCATCTTGCGCGGTGGCGACGCGGTGGCGCGCTTGTCGGGCGACGAGTTCGTGCTGATCCTGCGCCACATCGAAGGTCCGCAGCAGCTGGATGCCGCGCTGCAACGCATCCTGCGCGCGCTGGCCGCGCCCTACATGGTGCGCGAGCAACCGTTGCGCCTGAGCGCGAGCATCGGCGTGACGCTGTTTCCGCAGGACGACGAAGACGCCGACGCCCTGGTGCGTCATGCCGACCAGGCCATGTACGTGGCCAAGCAGCAAGGGCGCAACCGCTACCATGTGTTCGATGTGTCCCAGGAGCTGGAACTCAAGGCGACTCACCAGACCGTGACCAGGGTACGCCGGGCCTTGCGCCAGGGCGAACTGTGCCTGCATTACCAGCCCAAGGTGAACATGCGTAGCGGGCAGGTGATTGGTTTCGAGGCCTTGTTGCGCTGGATGCACCCGTCCAAGGGCCCGGTGCCGCCGGGAGAGTTCCTGCCATTGGTGGAACAGACCGACCTGATCGTCGAACTGGGCGAGTGGGTCATCGATCAGGCGTTGACGCAGTTGCAGCAGTGGCACCAGGCCGGGCGAGACTGGTCGCTGAGCGTCAACATTGCCGCGCGGCAATTGCAGCGCGGTGACTTCGCCGAACGCCTGGCCGGCCTGCTCGGCCGCTACCCCGACGTGGATCCGGCGCGCCTGGACCTGGAAATCGTCGAGTCGGTGGCCATCGACAACCTGCCCCGGGTCGGGCGCTGCCTGGATGCCTGTCGGGCATTGGGCGTGCGCTTTTCACTGGACGACTTCGGTACTGGCTACTCTTCGCTGAGCTACCTCAAGCGCTTGCCGGCGCAGACCATCAAGATCGACAAGTCGTTCGTGCGCGACATTCTTCACGACCATGATGACCTGGCCCTGGCGGGCGCGGTGATCGGCCTGGCCCGGGCATTTGGCCGCGAGGTGGTGGCCGAGGGGGTGGAGAGTGTCGAGCATGGGCGAGTGTTGATGGGGCTGGGCTGCGAGTTGGCGCAGGGCTATGGGATCGCCCGGCCAATGCCGGTGGAGGCGGTGGCAGGCTGGGTGGCGGCGTACCGCCAGCCTCGGGCGTGGCGCCAGGGTCTCATCGCGCGGCCACCCTTGGGCGCCTGGCGCTGA
- a CDS encoding dermonecrotic toxin domain-containing protein — protein MPFSSHLSFIPQRHPGWHRDASAEQRARLKQRTLASYRASRQVAQALKPVQAIDTFCRPLLEAALAHWFPDDTVPELDNAMLWHVDEGRRMPWLEAALQNFDDGAKVKLYRQDAPDPLLEMDSTRFVKVIRNLNLGQRYLDHLADHLDNDAFRALLRQQDRAAFAAELSLARLRGRLDALGECLGEAALAGATEVSVAGKVRRLQCGYLSLFGIPLDGPLLVRLEPLEANEPCLLYLPGHPQAIRRYASLQALGKALTEILWQHRERVFFSRFVNHAQYASFVSQLRATLYPRYPYASLQTTPAVLEKGQRFSWLKQLFPAPTDLLQETLDKNARLPMTFTAWPGDAFEARARAQVVRKLADASTLAVPLAKRDAIAARKRIQDWLALGMGVLNVAAFFVPALGEVMMVIGAAQWVGEFIDGVHAANEGDVEGAIEHLFDVLEDLAQLAALGTTGVIAQRQGVLHDWLLVPQGGRQRLWQGDLAPFARPRPWPAGTQANSDGLVKWQGQRWLLRNGQAYPLEPVSRGTWRLGKAPGISHRPTLRGDGQGRWLFDHEQPLGWTEQRLLEHADSTAVALRCSGYDSTVLRRALADRQPLPALLADVLDAFAHPAAGPRPQPLPGSQVLNRDFPALSRRACNELLAQARPAELTQLNNSARVPLALAERARLYLRDIRLNKALARFHLENGAVLDRDTLAWHALPRLPGWSGEVRLELWENGQLQQAVGSPDKPLKSIRRFANGYEPRDAQGVSLANRGDLFQAILQALPDSERQALGLQIHDSSRLRDTLFDLAAQDRRQAALDLGMAPVRPLYRLPTRLPGSRRLGYALSGRGQAGWLSEDELFDQLYPSTAHDNRVHLRSSLRRQAGPFPGAFTRLLEALRRDYQQLDDSLRRWVADTDGAAPDALGQRRVHRGVMAERIRTAWRRESPPDVAPAFDYVVLHINGLHVDELPSLPIQMSHVRQLTVNGLPNTDSTHLNSFLRAFPQVRYLDLSENALTRLPPAIGELPQLEVLDLSENRLNLDNDSDHTILARLTSLIHLNLGGALDTLSVRTLECLAQLPALATFQAQFNELLFSAEHFLALQRWPSLRELRLGQNQIELDAATRTALAGLNRLNRLSLSENPLELTPDVTDWTVLEELDLENTGIVEWPAGLQALLEQEPLALRELDLSRNGLTDAPDLANSSFARAVLAGDAEQFFSFQGNPFSETALERLNSAGLETPASLGTPPQWSEGWPDPLLDFIADTAPAPQWSPLYALFQRLPDTVDFQRNSAGLRQRMQQVLQTLVDAQAPSDSWGQAQLQEQINDLLNDAGQGCVDQASLLFQQVETEVGAWHAASHAAPGSSDERVAVDSARGMLRQRLLDAQVGDLYNARVARRAALSDEPSEAPVPELAEDDDISDSDLSDATYLLDEVEMALHARMQLRASLALPPQPQAIAFDYLARLSEATLQRLASRVRATSDDPRLITWAIDQSFWRTWLQRLQPQAFEQFEQDWAGASEYFDSLSEASTASGAYDGPNVPATFIDALEREVAGPTWRIAGVPQRVDLVSNRYANESALYRRAATLLLECRNTGRLDLLRQLTTTLLHNHPQ, from the coding sequence CTGCTGGAGGCAGCGCTCGCGCACTGGTTCCCGGACGACACCGTGCCGGAACTGGACAACGCCATGCTCTGGCATGTCGACGAGGGCCGCCGCATGCCATGGCTGGAGGCGGCCCTGCAAAACTTCGACGACGGCGCCAAGGTAAAGCTGTATCGCCAGGATGCGCCCGACCCACTGCTCGAAATGGACAGCACGCGATTCGTCAAGGTCATACGCAATCTCAATCTCGGCCAACGCTACCTCGACCACCTTGCCGATCACCTGGACAACGACGCTTTCCGCGCCTTGCTGCGCCAGCAAGACCGGGCGGCCTTCGCCGCAGAGCTGAGCCTGGCACGCCTGCGTGGCCGACTCGACGCGCTGGGCGAATGCCTGGGCGAAGCCGCCTTGGCCGGCGCTACCGAGGTGAGTGTGGCGGGTAAGGTCCGGCGTCTGCAATGCGGCTATCTCAGCCTGTTCGGCATCCCCCTCGACGGCCCGCTGCTGGTGCGCCTCGAACCACTCGAAGCCAACGAGCCCTGCTTGCTGTACTTGCCCGGTCACCCCCAGGCCATCCGCCGCTATGCGTCCCTGCAAGCGCTGGGCAAAGCCCTAACCGAAATCCTGTGGCAACACCGTGAGCGGGTGTTTTTCAGCCGTTTCGTCAACCATGCGCAATACGCGTCGTTCGTCTCCCAGCTGCGCGCCACCCTGTACCCGCGCTACCCCTATGCCAGCTTGCAGACCACGCCAGCAGTGCTGGAGAAAGGCCAGCGTTTCAGTTGGCTGAAGCAGCTGTTTCCTGCCCCCACCGATCTGCTGCAGGAGACACTAGATAAGAATGCACGCTTGCCGATGACCTTCACAGCCTGGCCGGGCGACGCCTTCGAGGCGCGGGCACGCGCCCAGGTTGTGCGCAAGCTGGCCGACGCCAGCACCTTGGCCGTGCCACTGGCCAAGCGGGATGCCATCGCCGCGCGCAAGCGCATCCAAGACTGGCTGGCCTTGGGCATGGGCGTGCTGAATGTCGCTGCATTCTTCGTGCCTGCACTCGGCGAAGTGATGATGGTGATCGGCGCCGCACAGTGGGTCGGCGAATTCATCGATGGCGTGCACGCGGCCAACGAAGGTGATGTCGAGGGTGCCATCGAGCACCTGTTCGATGTCCTCGAAGACCTTGCCCAGCTTGCCGCGCTGGGCACCACTGGCGTAATCGCCCAGCGCCAGGGGGTGCTGCATGACTGGCTGCTGGTGCCACAGGGCGGTCGCCAGCGTCTGTGGCAAGGCGATCTCGCACCTTTCGCCCGCCCGCGCCCCTGGCCGGCCGGCACCCAGGCCAACAGCGATGGGCTGGTCAAATGGCAGGGCCAACGCTGGTTGCTGCGCAATGGCCAGGCTTACCCGCTGGAACCTGTCAGCCGGGGGACATGGCGCTTGGGCAAGGCGCCTGGCATCAGCCATCGCCCGACCTTGCGTGGCGATGGCCAGGGCCGTTGGTTGTTCGACCATGAGCAGCCCTTGGGCTGGACCGAGCAACGCTTGCTTGAACATGCGGACAGCACCGCCGTCGCGCTGCGCTGCAGTGGCTATGACAGCACCGTCCTGCGTCGCGCGTTGGCCGATCGGCAGCCGCTGCCGGCTTTGCTGGCCGACGTACTTGACGCGTTCGCGCACCCGGCCGCCGGCCCTCGACCACAGCCGTTGCCGGGCAGTCAGGTTCTGAACCGCGACTTCCCCGCGCTCAGCCGCAGGGCCTGCAACGAACTCCTGGCCCAGGCCCGCCCCGCAGAACTCACCCAACTGAATAACAGCGCACGAGTACCCCTGGCCCTGGCCGAACGCGCGCGCCTGTACCTGCGCGACATTCGCCTCAACAAAGCACTGGCGCGCTTCCACCTGGAGAATGGTGCCGTCCTCGACCGCGACACCCTGGCGTGGCATGCCTTGCCACGCTTGCCGGGCTGGTCCGGCGAGGTCCGTCTGGAACTATGGGAAAACGGCCAGTTGCAGCAGGCTGTCGGCAGCCCGGACAAACCCCTCAAGTCGATCCGGCGCTTCGCCAACGGCTATGAACCTCGTGACGCGCAAGGCGTATCACTCGCCAACCGCGGCGACCTGTTCCAGGCCATCCTGCAGGCCCTGCCTGACAGCGAACGCCAAGCCCTGGGGCTGCAGATCCATGACTCCAGCCGCCTGCGCGACACCTTGTTCGACCTCGCCGCGCAAGACCGCCGGCAAGCAGCCCTGGACCTTGGCATGGCACCGGTGCGCCCGCTGTACCGCCTGCCGACGCGCCTGCCCGGCAGCCGGCGCCTGGGCTATGCGCTCAGCGGTCGTGGCCAGGCGGGATGGCTGAGCGAGGATGAACTGTTCGATCAGCTCTACCCATCCACGGCGCACGATAACCGGGTCCACCTGCGCAGCAGCCTGCGGCGCCAGGCGGGCCCGTTTCCCGGCGCTTTCACCCGGCTCCTTGAAGCCTTGCGCCGCGACTACCAACAATTGGATGACAGCCTGCGCCGCTGGGTGGCCGATACCGATGGTGCCGCGCCCGATGCTCTGGGCCAGCGCCGTGTCCATCGCGGCGTCATGGCAGAACGTATTCGCACTGCCTGGCGTCGGGAGAGTCCACCCGATGTGGCGCCTGCATTCGATTACGTGGTACTGCACATAAACGGGCTGCATGTGGACGAGCTGCCCAGCCTGCCGATACAGATGTCTCACGTTCGACAGCTGACCGTGAATGGCCTGCCGAACACCGATTCCACCCATTTGAACAGTTTTCTGCGCGCCTTTCCCCAGGTGCGCTACCTGGATCTTTCGGAGAACGCGCTGACTCGCTTGCCGCCCGCCATAGGTGAGCTGCCCCAGCTAGAAGTGCTCGATCTCTCGGAAAACCGACTCAATCTGGACAACGACTCGGACCATACGATCCTGGCGCGACTAACGTCGCTCATCCACCTGAACCTTGGCGGCGCGCTCGACACCTTGTCTGTACGCACCCTCGAATGTCTTGCCCAGCTACCTGCCCTTGCCACGTTCCAGGCGCAGTTCAACGAATTGCTGTTCAGCGCCGAACACTTCCTGGCGCTGCAACGCTGGCCGAGCCTGCGCGAACTGAGGCTGGGGCAGAACCAGATCGAACTCGACGCAGCCACGCGCACCGCGCTCGCCGGTTTGAACCGTTTGAACCGCCTGTCCCTGAGCGAAAATCCCCTGGAGCTGACACCCGACGTGACCGACTGGACCGTCCTGGAAGAACTCGACCTGGAAAACACGGGCATCGTCGAATGGCCCGCCGGCCTGCAAGCGCTGCTTGAGCAGGAGCCCCTGGCCCTGCGCGAACTGGACCTGAGCCGCAACGGCCTGACCGATGCGCCCGACCTCGCCAACAGCAGCTTTGCCCGCGCGGTTCTCGCCGGTGACGCCGAACAGTTCTTTTCCTTCCAGGGCAATCCGTTCAGCGAAACCGCGCTGGAGCGTCTCAACAGCGCGGGCCTGGAAACGCCCGCGAGCCTCGGCACGCCGCCACAATGGTCCGAGGGCTGGCCGGACCCGCTGCTGGACTTCATCGCCGACACCGCACCGGCCCCACAATGGTCTCCCCTGTATGCGCTGTTCCAGCGGCTGCCCGACACGGTCGACTTCCAGCGCAACTCAGCAGGCCTGCGCCAGCGCATGCAACAAGTGTTGCAGACGCTCGTCGACGCGCAGGCACCCAGCGATAGCTGGGGCCAGGCGCAATTGCAGGAGCAGATCAACGATTTGCTCAACGATGCCGGCCAAGGCTGCGTCGACCAAGCCAGCCTGTTGTTCCAGCAGGTCGAGACCGAGGTCGGCGCCTGGCACGCCGCCAGCCACGCCGCACCGGGCAGCAGCGATGAACGGGTGGCCGTCGACAGTGCCCGGGGCATGCTGCGCCAGCGCCTGCTCGACGCCCAGGTAGGCGACCTGTACAACGCCCGGGTGGCACGCCGCGCGGCTCTGAGTGATGAACCCTCCGAAGCGCCCGTGCCGGAACTGGCGGAAGACGACGATATCAGCGACAGCGACCTGAGCGATGCCACCTACCTGCTCGACGAAGTGGAAATGGCCCTGCACGCCCGCATGCAACTGCGTGCTTCGCTCGCGCTGCCGCCACAGCCCCAGGCGATCGCCTTCGACTACCTGGCGCGCCTGAGTGAAGCGACCTTGCAGCGCTTGGCCAGCCGAGTGCGAGCCACCAGTGATGACCCACGCCTGATCACCTGGGCGATCGACCAGTCGTTCTGGCGCACCTGGCTGCAACGCCTGCAACCGCAAGCGTTCGAACAGTTCGAGCAAGACTGGGCGGGGGCCTCGGAGTACTTCGACTCACTCAGCGAGGCCAGCACGGCCAGCGGCGCCTACGACGGCCCGAACGTGCCAGCGACCTTCATCGACGCACTGGAGCGCGAAGTGGCGGGCCCGACCTGGCGCATCGCGGGCGTGCCGCAACGCGTCGACCTGGTGTCGAACCGCTATGCGAACGAAAGTGCGCTGTATCGCCGTGCCGCGACATTGCTCCTGGAGTGTCGTAACACCGGCCGCCTTGATTTGCTGCGCCAGCTGACCACCACCCTGTTGCACAACCATCCGCAGTGA
- a CDS encoding C4-dicarboxylate transporter DctA, with amino-acid sequence MLKWCSRSIFLQVVLGLALGVVCGLSFPDLSLQLKPLGDGFIKLIKMLIGLIVFCVVVSGISGAGDLKKVGRIGLKSVIYFEVLTTLALVIGLVFAFTSGIGSGANIHLDQLSSSDAGALAERGAHIHNTTTFLMDLIPTSVVGAFADNNILQVLLFSVLFGSALNLVGESASGISRLINELSHVIFRIMGMIVRLAPIGVFGAIAFTTSKYGLSSLQHLGGLVALFYLTCAGFVLIVLGTVMRLSGLKLLPFIKYLREELSIVLGTASSDAVLPQVMRKLEHLGIGSSTVGLVIPTGYSFNLDGFSIYLTLAIVFIANATGTPLAMTDLLTILLVSLVTSKGAHGIPGSALVILAATLTAVPAIPVVGLVLVLAVDWFMGIGRALTNLIGNCVATVAIARWEKDIDLDRANNVLANKPGFAPVTRKQGQPHQQEF; translated from the coding sequence ATGCTCAAATGGTGTTCGCGTTCGATCTTCCTCCAGGTAGTGCTCGGCCTCGCCCTCGGCGTTGTCTGCGGCCTGAGCTTCCCCGACCTGTCCCTGCAACTCAAACCCCTGGGCGACGGCTTCATCAAGCTGATCAAGATGCTCATCGGCCTGATCGTGTTCTGCGTGGTGGTCAGCGGCATTTCCGGCGCCGGCGACCTGAAGAAGGTCGGGCGCATCGGCCTCAAATCAGTGATCTACTTCGAAGTACTGACCACCCTGGCGCTGGTGATCGGCCTGGTGTTCGCCTTCACCAGCGGCATCGGCAGCGGCGCCAATATCCACCTCGACCAGCTCTCCAGCAGTGATGCCGGTGCCCTGGCCGAACGCGGCGCGCACATCCACAACACCACCACCTTCCTCATGGACCTGATCCCCACTTCGGTGGTGGGCGCCTTTGCCGACAACAATATCCTCCAGGTCCTGCTGTTCTCGGTGCTGTTCGGCAGCGCCCTGAACCTGGTGGGCGAATCGGCCTCGGGCATCTCGCGGCTGATCAACGAATTGAGCCATGTGATCTTCCGCATCATGGGCATGATCGTGCGCCTGGCGCCGATCGGCGTGTTCGGCGCCATCGCCTTCACCACCAGCAAGTACGGCCTGAGCTCGCTGCAGCACCTGGGCGGCCTGGTGGCGCTGTTCTACCTGACCTGCGCCGGCTTCGTGCTGATCGTGCTCGGCACCGTCATGCGCCTGTCGGGGCTGAAGCTGCTGCCGTTCATCAAGTACCTGCGCGAAGAGCTGTCCATCGTCCTCGGCACCGCCTCCTCCGACGCCGTGCTGCCGCAGGTGATGCGCAAGCTCGAACACCTGGGCATCGGCAGTTCCACTGTCGGCCTGGTGATCCCCACCGGTTACTCGTTCAACCTCGACGGCTTCTCCATCTACCTGACCCTGGCCATCGTGTTCATCGCCAACGCCACCGGCACGCCCCTGGCGATGACCGACCTGCTGACAATTCTCCTGGTGTCGTTGGTGACTTCCAAGGGCGCTCACGGCATCCCAGGTTCGGCCCTGGTGATCCTCGCCGCGACCCTGACCGCCGTGCCGGCGATCCCGGTGGTGGGCCTGGTGCTGGTACTGGCGGTGGACTGGTTCATGGGCATCGGCCGCGCGCTGACCAACCTGATCGGCAACTGCGTCGCCACCGTGGCCATCGCCCGCTGGGAAAAGGACATCGACCTGGACCGGGCCAACAACGTGCTGGCCAACAAGCCGGGCTTCGCGCCGGTCACCCGCAAGCAGGGCCAACCCCATCAACAGGAATTCTGA
- a CDS encoding helix-turn-helix domain-containing protein, translating to MTRTGLGPALRRYRKLAGFTQAQLGERTGFDPKTISRFETGTYTPSIEALLSFAEALGVKPKAFFVEPDDEQEQRAYLFGVIHNAPPKDLGKLIAAVDQALAKP from the coding sequence ATGACGAGAACAGGTCTAGGCCCTGCCCTGCGCCGCTACCGCAAACTGGCGGGCTTCACTCAGGCACAACTGGGCGAGCGCACCGGCTTCGACCCCAAGACCATAAGCCGCTTCGAAACCGGCACCTACACCCCCAGCATCGAGGCCTTGCTGAGCTTCGCCGAGGCGCTGGGGGTCAAACCGAAAGCCTTCTTCGTCGAGCCCGACGACGAGCAAGAGCAGCGTGCCTACCTCTTCGGTGTCATTCATAACGCCCCGCCCAAAGACCTGGGCAAGCTGATCGCCGCCGTCGATCAGGCCCTGGCCAAGCCCTGA